A region from the Campylobacter subantarcticus LMG 24377 genome encodes:
- a CDS encoding alanine racemase, with protein MAYIKINRAAYEHNLDLIASKAGGYEKVICVFKDNAYGHGAKILAPIAKAKGINFIAVKNETEAKELQGIFEHILILSHHPHANENENFIYALNDRNDIKKLKKNTKIHLVIDTNMHRNGIAPKELEEVLCELKSHGLQLHGVMMHFAGSDEMDASYFVQKQKFKEVKKNIQTLLQDEAEKLIFHSHNSEALFRTSTLEPKEYCRVGLVQFGYAYFSDELHKVLSLWAEKISQRTLKKGQTVGYGGVFCAKENLEIATYDLGYADGLLRYDGKKELVLPNGKKMLGKMSMDSFSCEGDDDVICVIDDANAMASFFNTINYEILVKLSPNLKRIVI; from the coding sequence ATGGCTTATATAAAAATCAACCGTGCAGCTTATGAGCACAATCTTGACTTAATAGCTTCTAAGGCAGGAGGCTATGAAAAAGTTATATGTGTCTTTAAAGACAATGCTTATGGACATGGAGCTAAGATTTTGGCTCCTATTGCCAAGGCAAAGGGTATTAATTTTATTGCAGTAAAAAATGAAACTGAAGCAAAAGAGCTTCAGGGTATTTTTGAACATATTTTGATTTTATCCCACCATCCACATGCAAATGAAAATGAAAATTTTATTTATGCTTTAAATGATAGAAATGATATTAAGAAATTAAAAAAAAATACAAAAATTCATTTAGTTATAGATACAAATATGCATAGAAATGGAATTGCGCCTAAAGAGCTCGAGGAAGTTTTATGTGAACTTAAAAGTCATGGTTTGCAGCTTCATGGCGTGATGATGCATTTTGCAGGAAGCGATGAGATGGATGCAAGCTATTTCGTGCAAAAACAAAAATTTAAAGAAGTCAAAAAAAATATCCAAACCTTGTTACAAGATGAGGCTGAAAAATTAATATTTCATTCGCACAACTCAGAAGCTTTGTTTAGAACAAGCACTTTGGAGCCAAAAGAGTATTGTAGAGTAGGGCTTGTGCAGTTTGGGTATGCTTATTTTAGCGATGAATTGCATAAAGTATTGAGTTTGTGGGCTGAAAAAATCAGCCAAAGAACGCTTAAAAAAGGACAGACGGTAGGTTATGGTGGTGTATTTTGTGCAAAAGAAAATTTAGAGATCGCAACTTATGATTTAGGTTATGCAGATGGACTTTTACGCTATGATGGTAAAAAAGAGTTGGTTTTGCCAAATGGTAAAAAAATGCTAGGAAAAATGTCAATGGATAGCTTTTCATGCGAAGGCGATGATGATGTAATTTGTGTGATTGATGATGCAAATGCAATGGCGAGTTTTTTTAATACAATCAACTACGAGATTTTAGTAAAGCTTTCTCCAAATTTAAAAAGAATTGTAATTTAA
- a CDS encoding copper chaperone PCu(A)C, whose amino-acid sequence MKKLLGLAILSTFVFANEITVNDPYVRQTPPHSKTTAFFLELKNNSDKDIKLIKAQSSLSDTTEIHNHIMENGKKMMVQIPQITIKAKSSAELKPGGMHIMVLNLKENITPQTKANLTLYFDDNSTIELKNIQSRSIQK is encoded by the coding sequence ATGAAAAAATTACTAGGTTTGGCTATTTTAAGCACTTTTGTTTTTGCAAATGAAATTACTGTAAATGATCCTTATGTAAGACAAACTCCACCTCACTCTAAAACTACAGCATTTTTCTTAGAGCTTAAAAATAACTCTGATAAAGATATTAAACTAATAAAAGCTCAAAGTTCTTTAAGTGATACCACAGAAATTCACAATCATATCATGGAGAATGGTAAAAAAATGATGGTGCAAATTCCACAAATCACCATTAAAGCTAAATCAAGTGCTGAGCTCAAACCAGGTGGTATGCACATCATGGTATTAAACCTTAAAGAAAATATCACTCCACAAACCAAAGCTAATCTAACACTTTATTTTGATGATAATAGTACTATTGAACTTAAAAATATTCAATCACGAAGCATTCAAAAATAA
- a CDS encoding cytochrome oxidase biogenesis protein, Sco1/SenC/PrrC family produces the protein MKKINILLLIIVIFGVFFLSIQYFENNKYNFHLNSEKGMLSLKDFAGKKLIVYFGYTYCPDVCPSELALIASVLNQIPNKEKAHVIFISLDPARDSNLTQTSQWVKYFYPNSTALVAKNEKELEKITKNYGVVYEKIDLKDSAMGYSIAHSGEFYLINENGKLVKTIKDVSYENFFNEIKKFLNE, from the coding sequence ATGAAAAAAATCAATATTCTTTTGCTTATTATAGTGATTTTTGGTGTTTTCTTTCTTTCAATACAATATTTTGAAAACAATAAATACAATTTTCACTTAAATTCTGAAAAAGGCATGCTTAGCCTAAAAGATTTTGCCGGAAAAAAATTGATTGTGTATTTTGGATACACCTATTGCCCTGATGTCTGTCCTAGCGAACTTGCACTAATTGCAAGTGTTTTAAACCAAATACCAAACAAAGAAAAAGCTCATGTGATATTTATCTCACTAGATCCAGCAAGAGATAGTAACTTAACTCAAACTAGCCAATGGGTAAAATACTTCTATCCTAATTCTACTGCGCTAGTAGCAAAGAATGAAAAAGAATTAGAAAAAATAACCAAAAACTATGGTGTAGTTTATGAAAAAATCGATCTTAAAGATTCTGCCATGGGGTATTCTATAGCTCATAGTGGGGAGTTTTATTTGATTAATGAAAATGGTAAGCTTGTAAAAACGATCAAAGATGTTAGCTATGAAAATTTCTTCAATGAAATCAAAAAATTTCTAAACGAATAA
- a CDS encoding ABC transporter permease — translation MQKSIPRYLLFKYLRFDKDQPFIMLSKILAFLGVSIGLCVLLVAMAIMNGFDKEFERKLFTMNYPITILPRFGASVDEKLLQELRAQFPNLLFSPYISTQVIARNDVRLEGGMLFGVNFEDEKKINEVVAHALDGKNLQNFDILIGKGLKSEFGLDYDDKIALIFSNLSASGLSLIPKVKRFDVKAEFSSGLLAYDKAYMYVDAKALAKILSYPQGIYDGVHVYSLKPFDDIKHIETFLGAKYASIGWWEQNGNFFAALALEKKALFIVLMLIILVASLNIVSSLLMIVMNRRSEIALLLSLGASKLEIKKTFFSLGFFIGGSGIIAGVILAAIALWVLGNFDIISLPTDVYGMSKLPLELSFMDFCATLLGAIVIVSLSSYYPAKKATQVDILDTLRNE, via the coding sequence ATGCAAAAAAGTATCCCGCGATATTTGTTGTTTAAATATCTTCGTTTTGACAAAGATCAACCCTTTATTATGCTTTCAAAGATTTTAGCTTTTTTGGGTGTGAGCATAGGATTATGTGTACTCTTGGTTGCAATGGCTATTATGAATGGTTTTGATAAGGAATTTGAAAGAAAACTTTTTACGATGAATTACCCCATTACGATATTACCACGTTTTGGGGCTAGTGTAGATGAAAAATTACTGCAAGAACTAAGAGCTCAGTTTCCAAATTTATTATTTAGTCCTTATATTAGTACTCAAGTTATAGCAAGAAATGATGTAAGGTTAGAAGGTGGAATGTTATTTGGCGTAAACTTCGAAGATGAAAAAAAAATCAATGAAGTAGTAGCACATGCTTTAGATGGGAAAAATTTGCAAAATTTTGACATTTTGATAGGCAAGGGATTAAAAAGCGAATTTGGACTAGATTATGATGATAAGATCGCATTGATTTTTTCTAATCTTAGTGCAAGTGGTCTTTCGCTTATCCCTAAGGTAAAGCGTTTTGATGTTAAAGCTGAATTTTCTTCTGGTTTATTGGCTTATGATAAAGCATATATGTATGTAGACGCAAAAGCTTTGGCGAAGATTTTATCTTATCCTCAAGGGATTTATGATGGAGTTCATGTGTATTCGTTAAAGCCTTTTGATGATATAAAACACATTGAAACTTTTTTAGGTGCAAAATATGCCAGTATAGGTTGGTGGGAGCAAAATGGAAATTTCTTTGCAGCGCTTGCTTTGGAAAAAAAGGCGTTGTTTATTGTGTTGATGTTGATTATTTTAGTCGCTAGTTTAAATATCGTAAGCTCTTTATTGATGATCGTGATGAATAGACGCAGTGAGATAGCTTTATTGCTTTCTTTGGGAGCTAGTAAATTAGAGATTAAAAAAACCTTTTTTTCTTTGGGTTTTTTTATAGGTGGAAGTGGAATTATAGCAGGTGTAATACTTGCAGCTATAGCCTTATGGGTGCTTGGTAACTTTGATATCATTTCTTTGCCTACTGATGTTTATGGTATGAGCAAATTACCTTTAGAACTTTCTTTTATGGATTTTTGTGCTACGCTTTTGGGTGCAATTGTGATTGTGAGTTTGTCTTCTTATTATCCTGCAAAAAAAGCAACCCAAGTAGATATTTTAGATACTTTAAGAAACGAATAA